The Drosophila yakuba strain Tai18E2 chromosome X, Prin_Dyak_Tai18E2_2.1, whole genome shotgun sequence DNA segment CTTCCTTTCGCGATTTCTGTCGTAACTGCAAATTTCCTTGATTACTGGGTAGTCAAGTACGCGCCACTGGCCGCAAGAATTGACCAAAGAGAACAGCAGAGAAGTGACGAGATGGGCCAGGCACCAGCTGATGAGAAACCCTGCAGTCCATCGATCTCCAGTACCTTGCCATTGccatataattataatttgcagcacaaacagaaaagtttttattgTAGGCTTGTGACCTTTCTAAACCTTGAAAGGTACCTATAGTGGGAAAATCCCAAAAATATTTAGACACTCGACTGGTAAATAGTCTAAGACGCAAAGCCGAACCCCTAACACCGAACATAAGACTATAATATCATTTGCCTCCATGTACATATCTGAAGTTattctaattttaaaattgattagccgagtaacgggtatttaATAGTCATGGCACTCGGCCATATAGTTTTCTCTTACATTTTTTTAGGCGAGGAACATGAAAGCAACcgcatttgttgctgctgctgcagaaaACTACTcgtgttgcagctgcagcaacgaCAAATAGCTCCCGTTGGGTTGCAGCTAGCAGTGCTGCTGCCTGCAGCGGCTGTTATTGCTCTTGTTTCAGTTGCTCAGGTCGCTCTCGAAGCTGATGCTGTGGTGGCTTTGAGGGGGATCTTATGTTGCAACATCACCCGGCATTCCGCGCTGTCTTTGCCACTTATTTCGTACAGCTTGCAGAACCTTTCTTGTCCCTGGTTAACGATATTGCACTCAGAATAGCTGCTATgactgctgatgttgctgtcgATGTTGCTTATTCTGCCCTGCAATCGGGCTCGCCTACAACGGGCAACATCTGAACCTTGCGAACAAGAATTCGGTGCCCTGACTTtatcgtttttcattttccgttCCAAATTCTCTACGCACAGCAAGAAATAGTTGTAATATGTTTCGTGTTAATAGGGTAATGTCTTGGTTGAGTTTCGAGCCATCTGATGAATAACACTTCTTGAAAACCAGATATTCTGTTTCGTAACTTATCTGGAATGATTAAATATTATCATTGACCCTTTTGCGTACAGAATTAGTATGTGAAATGTATCTTCATTGCCATAATGAAGACCATATATACATACCATAcatatgaatatatgtatataataatatggAGCAAATTGCACTTTAGCTCCTTGTACACCTGCATGTCAACCCCCTGAACCGTCATGCACATCCGAGCTTAATTGGTTGGGATTTCTTGGATGAGCTATTTGTCCGCAAAAAGCAATTTGCTGCTGCCTGCACCAACGAAAACCACAGGAATGCTAAAAAGTTGTTTTGCCTGAGACTTGtgttgtagttgctgctgGTAGTCCGAATAATAGAATTTGCGAAATAGAGTCGGCGGCTAGGAGCTCTGACCGCAAATCGTCAATAAAATGAATCTCCTTTCCCCTTGTACAGCTCATTTAAGTTTCTAGAAAGTTAGAGTTGTTTGTAGACAAGGATGTGGGAAGATGTCTGCGGTCATTACTTGGCTGAAGTACTGTTCTGGGTCTGCATAAAAACGCGGAAGAGCTATTGAGGCTTACATTTTGTTGGTtcggtggttcagtggtttGGCGCTTAGTTAAGCGTGTAATGGGCCAGTCTAAGGGCGGAAGTAGTAGTCAATGCAAATCCAAAATGCAATCCAAAAAGTACTAACTACTGTGCCCCTCCATTAATTATAATCCCCCTTTTTGAACTACGACTTCGTTAGAGATGTGGAACGGAAGATTTGTAAGTTTACAGCAAATGCTGTGGTACCTATCCCTTCACATCTGGGAATAAAGATTATAGTATCCAGAAACCTTTTTTTACcatacatattattaaaaatcgTACGTTcttatttcatatatatttcccatttttaaaGCCCTAAGTTCTTCGTTTTACAGGTCGCAATGCAGTCAACCCACAGTAAGAGAGATCGATCTTCGACGCACATGGGTCCGCTACTTCTCTGCGCCGTGATGGTCGTCCTGGTGACTTTGCCTGTCCAAATTAATGCCCGTATGGCCTTTGAAAAGCTAACGGATTTTGATTTTCCGGGCAACACGTACTACAGCGTGAAAAACCTCTCCTTGTATGAGTGTCAAGGATGGTGTCGCGAGGAGGCAGATTGCCAAGCGGCGGCCTTTAGTTTTGTGGTAAACCCTCTGTCGCCCTCGCAAGAAACCCACTGTCAATTGCAGAACGACTCCTCCGCAGCCAATCCTTCGGCGGCTCCGCAAAGAAGCGCAAACATGTACTACATGGTAAAATTGCAGCTGCGCAGCGAAAATGTGTGCCACCGACCGTGGAGTTTCGAGAGGGTTCCGAACAAGGTGATTCGGGGCCTGGACAATGCACTAATATACACCAGTACAAAGGAGGCCTGTTTATCAGCTTGCCTCAACGAAAGGCGATTCGTATGCCGATCGGTGGAGTATGATTATAACAACATGAAATGTGTACTCAGTGATTCGGATAGACGCAGCTCTGGACAGTTTGTTCAACTGGTGGATGCTCAAGGTACGGATTACTTTGAGAATCTCTGCTTGAAGCCGGCTCAGGCCTGTAAGAACAACCGCTCGTTTGCCAATTCCCAAAAAATGGGCGTCTCCGAAGAGAAGGTGGCCCAATACGTTGGCCTGCACTACTATACTGACAAGGAACTCCAAGTGACCTCAGAATCCGCCTGCCGCTTAGCATGTGAAATTGAATCTGAGTTCCTGTGCCGCTCCTTCCTGTACCTGGGTCAACCCCAAGGAGCGCAGTACAACTGTAGGCTATATCATTTGGATCATAAGACCCTGCCCGATGGTCCATCCACCTATTTGAACCATGAGCGCCCCCTGATCGATCATGGTGAACCCATCGGTCAGTACTTTGAAAATCAGTGCGAAAAGACCGCTAGCTTGGCAGCTGGATCACCACCGGGAACTCTCGATAAAATCGATACTCTACCCGTTAGTCTAGACACCATTGAAGATCCAAACCTGACCAACTTAACCCGCAATGACGTTAACTGTGACAAGACCGGTACCTGCTATGATGGTaagcttatttaaatataagaaGACATCTGATAGCTGATAGTATCTTTTCCTCCCTAAGTGTCTGTGCACTGCAAGGACACTAGAATTGCCGTGCAGGTCCGCACCAACAAGCCGTTCAATGGACGCATATATGCTTTGGGACGCTCGGAGACCTGTAACATCGATGTTATTAACTCAGACGCTTTTCGGTTGGATCTGACCATGGCTGGGCAGGATTGTAACACACAGAGTGTGGTAAATgaggaaaaatatatatatatgatttaCTATTGTAATGACATTTCCCCGTTTTCCAGACCGGTGTTTACTCCAACACTGTGGTTTTGCAGCATCACAGCGTGGTAATGACCAAGGCCGACAAGATCTATAAGGTTAAGTGCACTTACGATATGAGCTCAAAGAATATCACCTTCGGTATGATGCCGATCCGTGATCCGGAGATGATCCACATAAATTCGTCACCGGAGGCTCCACCACCAAGGATCCGCATCCTGGACACACGACAGCGCGAGGTGGAGACTGTGCGTATTGGAGATCGACTTAATTTCCGCATAGAGATTCCTGAAGATAGTAAGAGTGGACTAACGTGAATTTCCCTCGGCTCCTTTATTAATAATGCCTATTACGTATAGCTCCCTATGGCATTTTTGCTCGGTCTTGTGTGGCAATGGCCAAGGATGCCCGCACCAGCTTTAAGATCATCGACGACGACGGTTGCCCCACTGATCCCACCATCTTCCCCGGCTTCACCGCTGACGGGAACGCTCTGCAATCCACGTATGAGGCTTTCCGATTCACGGAGAGCTACGGCGTGATCTTCCAATGCAATGTCAAGTACTGCTTGGGTCCATGTGAGCCGGCTGTGTGCGAATGGAACATGGAGTCATTCGAGTCTTTGGGCAGAAGGCGTCGTCGCTCTATCGAGAGGTATGCGGACTCTTAGGGTACCCGAGTTATCCTCAAAATTCTATATGGACTGAAATATATGCAACATTACATcgataaattttatatttttttttgcagcaaCGATACAAAGAGCGAGGACGATATGAACATCTCGCAGGAGATCCTCGTTTTAGACTTTGGCGATGAAAAGCGCGAGTTCTTCAAGGCAGATCCCAGCACAGACTTCGCAAAAGGTGAGTATGGAAAAACGAAATCGTTTTGTCAGCGCCTTATGTACTTGATATTGCATCTAGACAAAACTGTTACCATCATCGAGCCGTGCCCCACGAAGACATCGGTGCTAGCTCTCGCGGTCACCTGCGCGCTGATGATCCTGCTCTACATTTCGACTTTATTTTGCTACTACATGAAGAAGTGGATGCAGCCCCACAAGATCGTAGCATAATTGGAGCGATCGAGAAAAAGtaggaaaaaaagaaaaaaaaaacaaaaaggaagtACACAACATGATTGTCACTCACATCCGctctctctcacacacacacatttcaCTATCTTTGTCTCATTTACAAATAACTGACAACcgtataattttttgtttttttttttttgatattcatataaattattaacttaaactacaatttatttattaatatttatttagactTAAAGCGTAAAATACATCATTTTCTAGAgagcaaagaaaagaaaaaaaaacgtcCTAGTAGAGACACAATCGCACATCATCACATTTTCGTTGCGAATTagtaaaaggaaaaaaaaattgcgaGCGCGTACTTTCTATAAAGTTACAAAAGGACACAACAAAAACGGTCCTTGGCAATAAGTGAGAGAGATAAAACGATGGATCATGATCCCTTTTGTAACTTCTATAGAGACTGCAgccgcacacactcgcacataaACACACTCACTTATACACTCACACAATTCCACAATTATTTACGTACTCACACGAGTccacatttatttaatacaataaataatacaaactGAACGCAATAAACATCAAACAAAAGCAAGAAAGCGCAAATAAGAATAACTGATCAAAAAAccagaaacaagaaaatggCACATTAATGGAATTGTGCTTAATtgtattgcatttatttaatttaaattatttatgataataaagaaaaaataacatattttaacaattttccTAATGTATTTCCAAATATGGAAGAAAACACTTCTTTTGAACAAAGCACTATCATCCAGGTTTTATTGTGACAATATTTTGCGGACATTCCTGATCTCTTTTCAACTGCGCTAGGCCAATATTCTGgttaaaatatcaaaacaatataaaaacaacCAAATCGTATGCTCTGTATGCAACTGTTACTCTGGCAAATATATGAAAGCCAtcaattaatcaatttaaaccagaaattatatataattaaaaaacaggTGTACAGTAATTTAGTTGAAAAAGAGTTCtgcgcaaatatttattgttatacATATGCTAGGATGAGTACCTGAGTCATATCCCTTCGAAGGGATAAGACTCTCTCTTCATCACCCCCTTTTATAAAAAAGTCCTTACATACTAGTTCTTGAAAGATAAAGCCTACGTGTCCTTAAACCGATGTCACCTCAGCCGCAATGCTTTTATTTCAGCGAAACCATGCTCAGGGGGTCGAGACTTGGCCGCCGCTAAACAGGTCTCTTTAAGCGACTTGCCAACTGGCCGTTTGACGCATTCGTCAAAGTAGCACTTCTCCACGTTATGCAGAAATTCCACCAGTAGTCGGTCATCGCCGCCATTGGGTCCCACGGAGTACTCGCACTCGTAGCTATGCTGCTTGAGATCTCGAACACAGCAGTCAATGAACTCTGCATTGGCTGAAAACCAGTCGTTGTGACGCTCAAGGGGAATACCCAAACGCGTCCTTACTACTCCAGTCAACCAGGTGTCATCAATCCAAAAAAAGGACACCCTCTCCGCCTCCGCCACAATCCTCTCGGCCGTTGGCACGTTGGTCACGTAAAGCCAGCCCGACAAATAAGCGGGATATAGAGCATGTGGATATTCCTTTTTGCTAACGTACCACTTGTTGGCTCGCAGACGAATGGGAGGCTTGGCATCCAGTACGTAGCCGGATAACAATGTGCTCGATGTGGCCAGTCCGGGTTGGCGCACCTCGAGTGTCTCTAAATACCTGCGCAGATGAAATACATCGTAGATGATGTCGTCATCTAGTTTAATTATAAACTTGGCCTGCTTTTTGCACTCTTCAGAGGCCCATTTTAATCCCATTACGTGTTTGTAGCTCAAATTGCGATAATCCTCGATAAAATTCCCCTGGAGAAGGTCCCCGAAACGCTGCTGTTCGCTGGTCAATTGATCCTGGCTGATAAAAATCTCTCTTGAAGGCAGGGCTGCTAAGAGAAAGACTCTTCGAAGGCCCATCTCTGCCAGCTTGCTTTGGGGAATCGCCTGTCGGTGAGCTGATCGCAAGGCATCGTGTCCCGCATACGATGTGACTATTAAAACGGCTTATCGGGGATTACAAAAATGATTACGGATGCCTCACAATGGTTGATTTAAAGTGACGAACTTACCTAAGAGTTCTCTTTTCGTCTTTCGACACACATTACTGGCCAGCAAGTACCGAAAATCCGTGAGATTCAGAAGAGGATTACTTGACGGGGTATTAGGGTTAGGTGGATCTTCCTTAGTTTCGGGCGCTAAGTGCAGCAAGAAACCGTCGTCAGGGGACTGCCTTGAATCCCTCAGATAACTCGAAAAGTAACAGAGACTCAGCAGGACGATCAAAAGAAGCGACAGGATAATCGGAAGCAATCTTCGTCCGCGCATGCGCATTTTTCTCACATTCTACGTGGGATTCCCCTCGCACTATGCCGTGTCTAAGTATATATGGCTGGCTTCAACTTGATAAACTTTAATAAACACAATGCTTAGAACGAGTATATattatgaaaagaaaataaaaatgaagagATGtgttaataacaattattttcacGCCTTTGCCAGTGCTAACACACACCAAATAAGCGTTAGCAAAATCGGGAACCGTGTCACCCTATTTTCTTTTAGCGAGTACACTCTCCCAGCAGCGTTGCCAGGTCCGATAAACATCGATTTTTGTGCCATGCCAGCTCTAgttgttgtgttgttgctgttctttGCGGATAACAGTTTTCAGCACGGAgtgcgtgcgtgtgcgtgCGTCCAATACGcagttgtgtgtgtgcgtgtgcttttcctcttatttttctaaaataattttattgaactGGTTGGCTTAATGAAGAGAACGCCACAAAAAGTACAAGCATGTGTAGATTCGTCGCAGAATTTCGCTTAAAATTTCCAGCTTAACAATTCCAAAATCTCAAAACACTGAATGCAACACCAACAAAAACGCAGTagcagcgacgtcggcagagtAACGACAAGAACAACAATCGTGGTGATGAAGCGatgaaagagagagagtgtAATATTTGACAGCATGTGAGCTAATCAGCAAAGCAGCAATTTCTGCAAACACTTTGTGCTTCTTAAAGGCAATTAATAAACGAAAAAGTGGGAAAacgtataaatattatagtaACAAATTTCTTATTGTTACATTCTATTCTCAAGTCAATAAAACAATAGggtaaacataaaaaagagAGGAGAAAAAACATTGAGTTGTGACCACCAAGAAACGCAGTCGACTTCTCTGCCGGCAGAacgaagaaaaagaagaagcaaaataaaaagcagatTAACCTGATTGAAAAACCTAAATTTTAAAGattgaatattttgttgtttgtcttCTGTTTGCCCATTTACactaaaaagaaaacaaggtGCCAAAATAGTTGAAAATTCAGAACAGCA contains these protein-coding regions:
- the LOC6523779 gene encoding beta-1,3-galactosyltransferase brn encodes the protein MRMRGRRLLPIILSLLLIVLLSLCYFSSYLRDSRQSPDDGFLLHLAPETKEDPPNPNTPSSNPLLNLTDFRYLLASNVCRKTKRELLAVLIVTSYAGHDALRSAHRQAIPQSKLAEMGLRRVFLLAALPSREIFISQDQLTSEQQRFGDLLQGNFIEDYRNLSYKHVMGLKWASEECKKQAKFIIKLDDDIIYDVFHLRRYLETLEVRQPGLATSSTLLSGYVLDAKPPIRLRANKWYVSKKEYPHALYPAYLSGWLYVTNVPTAERIVAEAERVSFFWIDDTWLTGVVRTRLGIPLERHNDWFSANAEFIDCCVRDLKQHSYECEYSVGPNGGDDRLLVEFLHNVEKCYFDECVKRPVGKSLKETCLAAAKSRPPEHGFAEIKALRLR
- the LOC6523778 gene encoding uncharacterized protein LOC6523778, which produces MQSTHSKRDRSSTHMGPLLLCAVMVVLVTLPVQINARMAFEKLTDFDFPGNTYYSVKNLSLYECQGWCREEADCQAAAFSFVVNPLSPSQETHCQLQNDSSAANPSAAPQRSANMYYMVKLQLRSENVCHRPWSFERVPNKVIRGLDNALIYTSTKEACLSACLNERRFVCRSVEYDYNNMKCVLSDSDRRSSGQFVQLVDAQGTDYFENLCLKPAQACKNNRSFANSQKMGVSEEKVAQYVGLHYYTDKELQVTSESACRLACEIESEFLCRSFLYLGQPQGAQYNCRLYHLDHKTLPDGPSTYLNHERPLIDHGEPIGQYFENQCEKTASLAAGSPPGTLDKIDTLPVSLDTIEDPNLTNLTRNDVNCDKTGTCYDVSVHCKDTRIAVQVRTNKPFNGRIYALGRSETCNIDVINSDAFRLDLTMAGQDCNTQSVTGVYSNTVVLQHHSVVMTKADKIYKVKCTYDMSSKNITFGMMPIRDPEMIHINSSPEAPPPRIRILDTRQREVETVRIGDRLNFRIEIPEDTPYGIFARSCVAMAKDARTSFKIIDDDGCPTDPTIFPGFTADGNALQSTYEAFRFTESYGVIFQCNVKYCLGPCEPAVCEWNMESFESLGRRRRRSIESNDTKSEDDMNISQEILVLDFGDEKREFFKADPSTDFAKDKTVTIIEPCPTKTSVLALAVTCALMILLYISTLFCYYMKKWMQPHKIVA